Proteins from a genomic interval of Piscinibacter sp. HJYY11:
- a CDS encoding AEC family transporter — MQAILAVTVPFFALVLCGYLAARQRVLPEAAIPGLNAFVLFFALPCMLFRFGASQPFAQLINPSLIAIYALAALVIVFFTVAVTLRRVDGKGVDTKNAAFGALVAAFPNTGFMGVPLLVALLGDRAAGPVIGTILTDLFLTSSLCIALAQAGPADDGQPHDSVWATVLRSLRGALSNPLPWSIGLGAALAASGLALPEPVSQVIKMLADAASPVALFTIGAVLWRAGQHAHTRTPLGQYLPVALIKLFVHPLLVLGIGLLLRAGGLPVPEFGLMVLMLAAALPSASNVSLLAERYGADNGRVARIIMASTVLAFLTFSLLAWGVGVGRG, encoded by the coding sequence ATGCAGGCGATCCTGGCCGTCACCGTTCCCTTCTTCGCGCTCGTGCTGTGCGGCTACCTCGCCGCGCGGCAGCGCGTGCTGCCCGAAGCGGCGATCCCCGGGCTCAATGCCTTCGTGCTTTTCTTCGCGCTGCCGTGCATGCTGTTCCGCTTCGGCGCGAGCCAGCCGTTTGCGCAGCTGATCAACCCGTCGCTGATCGCGATCTATGCGCTGGCGGCGCTGGTGATCGTGTTCTTCACCGTGGCCGTCACGCTGCGCCGTGTGGACGGGAAGGGCGTCGACACGAAGAACGCGGCCTTCGGTGCGCTGGTGGCGGCGTTCCCCAACACCGGCTTCATGGGCGTGCCGCTCTTGGTGGCGCTGCTCGGCGATCGGGCGGCGGGGCCGGTAATCGGCACCATCCTGACCGACCTCTTTCTCACGAGCTCGTTGTGCATCGCGCTGGCCCAGGCCGGGCCGGCCGACGACGGCCAGCCCCATGACAGCGTGTGGGCGACGGTGTTGCGCTCGCTGCGGGGCGCCTTGAGCAACCCGCTTCCCTGGTCGATCGGGCTGGGGGCGGCGCTGGCGGCGAGCGGGCTCGCGCTGCCGGAGCCGGTGTCCCAGGTCATCAAGATGCTGGCCGATGCGGCCTCGCCGGTGGCGCTCTTCACCATCGGCGCGGTGCTGTGGCGGGCGGGGCAGCATGCGCACACGCGAACGCCGCTCGGGCAGTACCTGCCGGTGGCGTTGATCAAGCTCTTCGTGCACCCGCTGCTGGTGCTGGGCATCGGGCTGCTGCTGCGCGCCGGCGGACTGCCGGTGCCGGAGTTCGGCTTGATGGTCCTGATGCTCGCCGCCGCGTTGCCGAGTGCGAGCAATGTGTCGTTGCTCGCCGAGCGCTATGGGGCCGACAACGGGCGGGTGGCGCGGATCATCATGGCGAGCACGGTGTTGGCGTTTCTGACGTTTTCGTTGTTGGCTTGGGGGGTGGGGGTTGGGCGTGGTTGA
- a CDS encoding NAD(P)/FAD-dependent oxidoreductase, with the protein MSQPLVIVGSGLAGYNLAREFRKLDKETPLVVVSRDHAGFYSKPMLSNALAGKKTAAMLVMKAAEKMREELNATLLAKTELKRLDTAAQTLELTSGETIAYRDLALALGADPIRLPLPGDAEPDVLSVNDLDDYARFAERLEGADTVAILGGGLIGCEFANDLLHRGVAPTVIDVADKLLSRLLPPQASDRLQEKLGAAGVAFRLGVSVTRVDRDVNGYQLTLSDGSRLYADRVLSAIGLRPRTGLASAAGIATQRGVTTDRLLATSAPHVYALGDCAEVAGLSLPFVLPLMAQTRALAATLAGTPTPVVYPAMPVTVKTPACPTVVCPPLPGGAGSWTVELSDDACTARFTDATGRLLGFALLGTAVSQRQALAAQVPAWLDGSDRQRVDV; encoded by the coding sequence ATGTCCCAGCCCCTCGTCATCGTCGGCTCCGGCCTCGCCGGCTACAACCTCGCCCGCGAATTCCGCAAGCTCGACAAGGAGACGCCGCTCGTCGTTGTGAGCCGCGACCACGCCGGCTTCTATTCCAAGCCCATGCTCTCCAACGCCCTGGCCGGCAAGAAGACGGCGGCCATGCTGGTGATGAAGGCTGCCGAGAAGATGCGCGAGGAGCTCAACGCGACGCTGCTCGCCAAGACCGAGCTGAAGCGGCTCGACACCGCCGCGCAGACCCTCGAGCTCACGAGCGGCGAGACCATCGCCTACCGCGACCTTGCGCTCGCCCTCGGCGCCGACCCGATCCGCCTGCCGTTGCCAGGCGACGCCGAGCCGGACGTGCTCTCGGTCAACGACCTCGACGACTACGCACGGTTCGCCGAGCGGCTCGAAGGGGCCGACACCGTCGCCATCCTCGGTGGCGGCCTGATCGGCTGTGAGTTCGCCAACGACCTGCTGCACCGCGGCGTGGCACCGACGGTGATCGACGTCGCCGACAAGCTGCTCTCGCGCCTGCTGCCGCCGCAGGCGAGCGACCGGCTGCAGGAGAAGCTTGGCGCCGCCGGGGTGGCGTTTCGCCTGGGCGTGTCGGTCACACGCGTCGACCGCGACGTCAACGGCTATCAACTGACGCTGAGCGACGGCAGCCGGCTCTACGCCGACCGTGTGCTCTCGGCCATCGGCCTGCGGCCGCGCACCGGCCTGGCCTCTGCGGCCGGCATCGCCACGCAGCGCGGCGTCACCACCGACCGGCTGCTCGCCACCAGCGCGCCGCATGTCTACGCGCTCGGCGACTGCGCCGAGGTCGCCGGCCTGTCGCTGCCCTTCGTGCTGCCGCTGATGGCGCAGACCCGCGCACTCGCTGCCACGCTCGCGGGCACGCCGACGCCGGTGGTCTACCCCGCGATGCCGGTCACGGTGAAGACCCCGGCCTGCCCGACCGTCGTGTGCCCGCCGCTGCCAGGTGGTGCCGGCAGCTGGACGGTGGAGCTGAGCGACGACGCCTGCACGGCCCGGTTCACCGACGCGACGGGCCGGCTGCTGGGCTTTGCCCTGCTCGGCACGGCGGTCTCGCAGCGCCAGGCCCTGGCCGCGCAGGTGCCGGCCTGGCTGGACGGCTCAGATCGCCAGAGGGTCGACGTCTAG
- a CDS encoding DUF488 domain-containing protein, producing the protein MPIRIVRLGEPRAAGEGLRIGTVRRPPRGVPKAEFAKRDYYDVWLPNLAPSEALRKEALAAETDAQWKAFARRYRAEMKEPERAHLLDTLAALSHTAAFALGCYCEDENRCHRSLLRDLLAERGAVLK; encoded by the coding sequence ATGCCCATCCGCATCGTTCGACTCGGTGAGCCCCGTGCCGCGGGCGAGGGCCTGCGCATCGGCACCGTGCGCCGCCCGCCGCGCGGCGTGCCCAAGGCCGAGTTCGCGAAGCGCGACTACTACGACGTGTGGTTGCCCAATCTTGCGCCCAGCGAGGCCTTGCGGAAGGAAGCGTTGGCCGCGGAGACTGACGCGCAATGGAAGGCCTTCGCCCGCCGCTACCGGGCCGAGATGAAGGAGCCGGAGCGCGCGCACCTGCTCGACACGCTGGCCGCGCTCTCGCACACCGCGGCATTCGCCCTCGGCTGCTACTGCGAGGACGAGAACCGCTGCCACCGCTCGCTGCTGCGCGACTTGCTGGCCGAGCGAGGCGCGGTCTTGAAGTGA
- a CDS encoding alkaline phosphatase, whose protein sequence is MTSLITRRQVVGSLAAAPLFIRHALAADVPRFALGIASGHPRADRLVLWTRLSGADLPPKAEVQWELADDEAFTKIAARGSEVAEAAWGHSVHAEPQGLAPGRWYWYRFTALGQRSMVGRTRTAPAADAAATLRFSIASCQRFDHNHYAAWRHMATQELDLVLFLGDYIYEYASPPNALRLHHGTATLTLDDYRARYAQYKSDPALQAAHALAPWVTVWDDHEIENDYAAGTPQGGPDPLFASRRAFATQAYWEHMPFPTSWRPRGIDLRIHDRYDWGTLARIHTLDDRQYRDVQACARRGRAGSNTVPLKDCPELVDPKRSLLGEKQERWLGEGWDTQRPWNLVAQQTLMARFNWTDPAQGGTYWTDGWDGYAASRQRLLAGVAARKLPGTVVLGGDVHAHYVADLKVDFDDAKSPVVASEFCGSSISSNGMAQSRVDAARPFNPHLHHARSDQRGYMSFTLDAKQLQAQVLAVRDPKNPASEVDVTARFAVELGRPGAQPA, encoded by the coding sequence ATGACCTCGTTGATCACGCGTCGCCAAGTTGTTGGCAGCCTGGCCGCTGCCCCGCTCTTCATCCGCCACGCGCTGGCCGCCGACGTGCCGCGTTTCGCGCTCGGCATCGCCTCGGGCCACCCGAGAGCCGACCGCCTGGTGCTGTGGACGCGCCTGTCCGGCGCCGACCTGCCGCCCAAGGCCGAGGTGCAATGGGAGCTGGCCGACGACGAAGCCTTCACGAAGATCGCCGCCCGCGGCAGCGAGGTGGCCGAAGCGGCCTGGGGCCACAGCGTGCATGCCGAGCCGCAGGGTCTCGCGCCGGGGCGCTGGTACTGGTACCGCTTCACCGCACTCGGCCAGCGCAGCATGGTCGGCCGCACGCGCACCGCGCCCGCCGCGGATGCCGCGGCGACGCTGCGTTTTTCGATCGCGAGCTGTCAGCGCTTCGACCACAACCACTACGCCGCCTGGCGCCACATGGCCACGCAGGAGCTTGACCTCGTGCTCTTCCTCGGCGACTACATCTACGAGTACGCCTCGCCGCCGAACGCCCTGCGGCTGCACCACGGCACCGCCACGCTCACGCTCGACGACTACCGTGCGCGCTACGCCCAGTACAAGAGCGACCCGGCGCTGCAGGCCGCCCATGCGCTGGCCCCGTGGGTCACGGTGTGGGACGACCACGAGATCGAGAACGACTACGCCGCCGGCACGCCGCAGGGTGGCCCCGATCCGCTCTTTGCAAGTCGCCGCGCGTTTGCGACGCAGGCCTACTGGGAGCACATGCCGTTTCCGACATCGTGGCGCCCTCGCGGCATCGACCTGCGAATCCACGACCGCTACGACTGGGGCACGCTGGCCCGCATCCACACGCTCGACGATCGCCAGTACCGCGACGTGCAGGCCTGCGCCCGGCGCGGCCGCGCCGGCTCCAACACCGTGCCGCTCAAGGACTGCCCCGAGCTCGTCGACCCGAAGCGCTCGCTGCTCGGCGAGAAGCAAGAGCGCTGGCTCGGCGAAGGCTGGGACACACAGCGCCCGTGGAACCTCGTCGCCCAGCAGACGCTGATGGCCCGCTTCAACTGGACCGACCCGGCGCAGGGCGGCACCTACTGGACCGACGGCTGGGACGGCTACGCCGCCTCGCGCCAGCGCCTGCTCGCCGGCGTGGCCGCGCGCAAGCTGCCGGGCACCGTGGTGCTCGGTGGCGACGTGCATGCGCACTACGTGGCCGACCTCAAGGTCGACTTCGACGACGCCAAGTCGCCGGTGGTCGCGAGCGAGTTCTGCGGCAGCTCGATCTCGAGCAACGGCATGGCGCAGTCGCGTGTGGATGCGGCCCGGCCGTTCAACCCGCACCTGCACCACGCGCGCAGCGACCAGCGCGGCTACATGAGCTTCACGCTCGACGCGAAGCAACTGCAGGCGCAGGTACTGGCCGTGCGCGACCCGAAGAACCCGGCGTCGGAGGTCGACGTGACGGCGCGCTTTGCCGTCGAGCTGGGCCGGCCCGGCGCGCAGCCCGCCTGA
- a CDS encoding LysR family transcriptional regulator, whose protein sequence is MKTIEGLQIFVRVAELSSFTQAAEQLALPKARVSTVVQQLEGQLGTRLLHRTTRKVQLTQDGQAFYERCKDLLADVDELQGMFQQGVQSLRGRLRVDMPTLIARDQVIPRLPEFLAAHPQLSIELSSTDRRVDLVREGFDCVLRVGTLADSGLIARPVGQLRQINCASPAYLAQHGTPETLEDLATHRLVHYVPTLGAKPSGWEYVQDGHVLSHAMAGMLTVNGTEAYQAACVAGLGLIQAPAAGLASWVARGMLVEVMPQYRAPSLPVSLLYANRRNLPQRVQVFMAWLAQALAPYLDPL, encoded by the coding sequence ATGAAAACAATCGAAGGGCTGCAGATCTTCGTGCGCGTGGCCGAGCTCAGCAGCTTCACCCAGGCGGCCGAGCAGCTGGCCTTGCCGAAGGCGCGTGTCTCCACCGTCGTGCAGCAGCTCGAAGGCCAGCTCGGCACCCGCCTGCTGCACCGGACCACCCGCAAGGTGCAGCTCACGCAGGACGGCCAGGCCTTCTACGAGCGCTGCAAGGACCTGCTGGCCGACGTGGACGAACTGCAGGGCATGTTCCAGCAGGGCGTGCAGTCGCTGCGCGGGCGCCTGCGGGTGGACATGCCGACCCTGATCGCCCGCGACCAGGTCATCCCGCGCCTGCCGGAGTTCCTGGCCGCGCACCCGCAGCTGAGCATCGAACTCAGCAGCACCGATCGGCGGGTCGACCTGGTGCGCGAGGGCTTCGACTGCGTGCTGCGCGTGGGCACGCTGGCCGACTCGGGCCTGATCGCGCGGCCGGTGGGCCAGCTGCGGCAGATCAACTGCGCAAGCCCGGCCTACCTCGCGCAGCACGGCACGCCGGAGACGCTCGAGGACCTGGCCACGCACCGGCTGGTCCACTACGTGCCGACCCTGGGCGCGAAACCCTCGGGCTGGGAGTACGTGCAAGACGGCCACGTGCTCAGCCACGCGATGGCCGGCATGCTCACGGTCAACGGCACCGAGGCTTACCAGGCGGCGTGTGTGGCAGGGCTGGGGCTGATCCAGGCGCCGGCGGCAGGGCTGGCTTCCTGGGTCGCGCGGGGGATGCTGGTGGAGGTGATGCCGCAGTACCGGGCACCGTCGCTGCCGGTCTCGCTGCTGTACGCCAACCGGCGCAACTTGCCGCAGCGGGTGCAGGTGTTCATGGCGTGGTTGGCACAGGCGCTGGCGCCCTACCTCGACCCGCTGTGA
- the sppA gene encoding signal peptide peptidase SppA, which produces MTAPRSALRRWLGRAWWLIDGTRRLVLNLIFLLILTIVIVAIATSGPPKLEDQTALVLNLRGPLVEQHAQGMRDAALSQLSGEAPKSTQLRDVLTVLDAAARDPQITSAVLLLDEFQGGGMASLREVAAALQRFRASGKKVTAWSGHYEQAQYFLAAHADEVLLHPMGLVFIKGFGRYQNYYRDALDKLGISVNLVRAGTYKNFGEPFTLNGPSQETIEAMGYAYGGLWGSYVDGVEKARKLPAGTLMALINELPQRLAAEGGDAAKLALSAKLVDGLKTRDELRTLMIERGAKDAEGKTFRQVSFEGYLARHSPASVGDAVGVVIAEGEIVDGRAPAGQVGGLSTADLIRKAREDKSVKAVVLRVNSPGGSAFASELIRRELELTRAAGKPVVVSMGDVAASGGYWISLATDELMADAGTVTGSIGVFTLLPSADKALEKIGVHTGGVTTTWLAGAGDPRRPLDPRFAELLQSTINRVYTDFTTRAAQARKTTPDKIDAVAQGRVWTGAQAKERGLVDTLGGYADALKSAAKRAELGENPRVLVIQPEAGRAEKLLAWLSGGVRESVAGWLDAQVAPGMGPVLREARRELGWVTELTEGRKPFAAVAHCLCGQP; this is translated from the coding sequence ATGACCGCTCCCCGTTCTGCCCTGCGCCGCTGGTTGGGGCGTGCCTGGTGGTTGATCGACGGCACCCGCCGGCTGGTGCTCAACCTGATCTTCCTGTTGATCCTGACGATCGTGATCGTGGCCATCGCCACCAGTGGACCGCCCAAGCTGGAGGACCAGACCGCGCTGGTGCTCAACCTGCGTGGCCCGCTGGTCGAGCAGCATGCGCAGGGCATGCGCGACGCCGCCCTGTCGCAGCTCTCGGGCGAGGCACCCAAGAGCACGCAGCTGCGCGACGTGCTGACGGTGCTCGACGCGGCCGCCCGCGACCCGCAGATCACGAGCGCCGTGCTGCTGCTCGATGAATTCCAGGGCGGCGGCATGGCCAGCCTGCGGGAGGTGGCCGCGGCGCTGCAGCGCTTCCGCGCGAGCGGCAAGAAGGTCACCGCCTGGAGCGGCCACTACGAGCAGGCCCAGTACTTCCTGGCGGCGCATGCCGACGAGGTGCTGCTGCACCCGATGGGCCTGGTGTTCATCAAGGGCTTCGGCCGCTACCAGAACTATTACCGCGATGCGCTCGACAAGCTGGGCATCAGCGTCAACCTCGTGCGCGCCGGCACCTACAAGAACTTCGGCGAGCCCTTCACGCTGAACGGCCCGTCGCAAGAGACGATCGAGGCCATGGGCTATGCCTACGGAGGCTTGTGGGGCAGCTATGTCGACGGCGTGGAAAAGGCCCGCAAGCTGCCGGCCGGCACCCTGATGGCGCTCATCAACGAGCTGCCGCAGCGCCTGGCGGCCGAGGGCGGCGACGCGGCCAAGCTCGCCCTCTCGGCCAAGCTCGTCGACGGCCTGAAGACCCGCGACGAGCTGCGCACGCTGATGATCGAGCGCGGGGCGAAGGATGCCGAGGGCAAGACCTTCCGCCAGGTGTCGTTCGAGGGCTACCTGGCGCGCCACTCACCGGCCTCGGTGGGCGACGCGGTCGGCGTGGTGATCGCCGAAGGCGAGATCGTCGACGGCCGCGCCCCGGCCGGCCAGGTGGGCGGGCTGTCGACCGCCGACCTGATCCGCAAGGCGCGTGAAGACAAGTCGGTGAAGGCGGTGGTGCTGCGCGTCAACTCACCGGGCGGCTCGGCCTTCGCCTCGGAGCTGATCCGCCGCGAGCTGGAGCTCACCCGCGCGGCCGGCAAGCCGGTGGTGGTGTCGATGGGCGACGTGGCCGCCTCAGGCGGCTACTGGATCTCGCTCGCCACCGACGAGCTGATGGCCGATGCGGGCACCGTCACCGGCTCGATCGGTGTGTTCACCTTGCTGCCCTCGGCCGACAAAGCGCTGGAGAAGATCGGCGTGCACACCGGCGGCGTGACGACCACCTGGCTCGCCGGCGCCGGCGACCCGCGCCGCCCGCTCGACCCGCGTTTCGCGGAGCTGCTGCAGTCCACGATCAACCGTGTCTACACCGACTTCACCACCCGCGCCGCGCAGGCCCGCAAGACCACGCCCGACAAGATCGACGCGGTGGCGCAGGGCCGCGTGTGGACGGGGGCGCAGGCAAAGGAGCGCGGGCTGGTCGACACGCTGGGCGGTTACGCCGATGCGCTGAAGTCGGCGGCCAAGCGGGCGGAGCTGGGCGAGAACCCGCGCGTGCTCGTGATCCAGCCGGAAGCCGGGCGGGCGGAGAAGCTCCTGGCCTGGCTGAGCGGCGGCGTGCGGGAGAGCGTGGCCGGCTGGCTCGATGCACAGGTGGCACCGGGGATGGGGCCGGTGCTGCGCGAGGCGCGGCGCGAGCTGGGGTGGGTCACCGAGCTGACCGAGGGGCGCAAGCCGTTTGCGGCGGTGGCGCATTGTTTGTGTGGGCAGCCCTGA
- a CDS encoding SDR family NAD(P)-dependent oxidoreductase → MNTPSSIALITGGSRGLGKSMALKLAEQGQDVILTYRRNAAEADGVVAEVARLGRRAVALALDVGDSRSFRAFAAEVKRVLAEQWQRERFDFLVNNAGLGHHASFAETTEAQFDELMNVHLKGPYFLTQALLPLLHDGGRIVNVSSGLTRFALPGYAAYSVMKGGVEVLTRSLAKELGPRRITVNTLAPGAIETDFGGGLVRDNPQFNAAIAAQTALGRVGLPDDIGGAVAALLSPGSAWVNAQRIEVSGGQMI, encoded by the coding sequence ATGAACACACCGTCTTCCATCGCCCTCATCACCGGCGGCAGCCGCGGTCTCGGCAAGAGCATGGCGCTCAAGCTGGCCGAGCAAGGCCAAGACGTGATCCTCACCTACCGGCGCAATGCGGCCGAAGCCGACGGGGTGGTCGCCGAGGTCGCGCGGCTCGGCCGGCGTGCGGTGGCACTGGCGCTCGATGTCGGCGACAGCCGCAGCTTCCGCGCCTTCGCCGCCGAGGTGAAGCGGGTGCTGGCCGAGCAGTGGCAGCGCGAGCGCTTCGACTTCCTCGTCAACAACGCCGGTCTCGGCCACCACGCGAGCTTTGCCGAGACCACCGAGGCGCAGTTCGACGAGTTGATGAACGTGCACCTCAAGGGCCCGTACTTCCTGACCCAGGCGCTGCTGCCGCTGCTCCACGACGGCGGGCGCATCGTCAACGTGTCCTCGGGCCTGACGCGTTTCGCACTGCCCGGCTATGCGGCCTACTCGGTGATGAAGGGCGGCGTGGAGGTGCTCACGCGATCGCTCGCCAAGGAGCTGGGCCCGCGCCGCATCACCGTCAACACGCTCGCACCCGGCGCCATCGAGACCGACTTCGGCGGCGGCCTGGTGCGCGACAACCCGCAGTTCAACGCTGCCATCGCGGCGCAGACGGCACTCGGCCGCGTGGGCTTGCCCGACGACATCGGTGGCGCCGTGGCCGCGCTGCTTTCGCCCGGCAGCGCCTGGGTCAACGCGCAGCGCATCGAGGTCTCGGGCGGCCAGATGATCTGA
- a CDS encoding ATP-dependent helicase has product MADTLNTAQMDAVHHLGGPCLVLAGAGSGKTRVITHKIARLLQADYAPSQIAAITFTNKAAQEMRERAKALIGPRAAKDLVISTFHSLGVRILRTEGERLGLKPQFSILDSDDVLGVLKDAGGSSDNNLARRWQWTISLWKNQGLNSDTVQPQDDDERIAQQVMKRYEERLAAYQAVDFDDLIGLPHQLFQRDADARAKWQNTLRYLLVDEYQDTNAIQYELLKSLAGERAMFTAVGDDDQSIYGWRGATIDNLRRLPNEFPNLKVIPLEQNYRSTGHILRAANAVIGHNPKLFEKKLWSDLGEGDPVQVVECDNEEHEADRAVARIQSLRGQGGEVAFKDFAILYRANHQARIFEQALRKQNIPYKVSGGQSFFDRAEIKDLCAWLRLLVNNDDDPAFLRAVTTPKRGIGHQTLAALGEFSKRYRTSLYEALFAESLGTVLNARAIGSLHEFGRYVNDLEYRARHTSGSEDAKALLLGWLKDIEYEKHLYDGEDSEKLAASRWTNVLDFVDWIAKRCGGEIENDGGATFETEKKTVLDVAQTISVIISLAERGDEQDVVTLSTLHASKGLEWPHVVLAGVNEGLLPFKSDDDEMTPERLEEERRLMYVGITRARRTLAVNVLRRRKKGRDTVQAIPSRFIAEMKLHEAKAQEDPRAKLKALREAAAKRAAQADVKP; this is encoded by the coding sequence ATGGCCGACACCCTCAACACTGCCCAGATGGACGCCGTTCACCACCTGGGCGGCCCCTGCCTGGTGCTGGCCGGCGCCGGCTCCGGCAAGACCCGCGTCATCACGCACAAGATCGCCCGCCTGCTGCAGGCCGACTACGCGCCCTCGCAGATCGCTGCCATCACCTTCACCAACAAGGCCGCGCAGGAAATGCGCGAGCGCGCCAAGGCGCTGATCGGCCCGCGCGCCGCGAAGGATCTCGTGATCAGCACCTTCCATTCGCTGGGCGTGCGCATCCTGCGCACCGAAGGCGAGCGCCTCGGCCTCAAGCCGCAGTTCAGCATCCTCGACAGCGACGACGTGCTCGGCGTGCTGAAGGACGCCGGCGGCAGCAGCGACAACAACCTCGCGCGCCGCTGGCAATGGACCATCAGCCTGTGGAAGAACCAGGGGCTCAACAGCGACACGGTGCAGCCGCAGGACGACGACGAGCGCATCGCCCAGCAGGTGATGAAGCGTTATGAAGAGCGCCTGGCCGCCTATCAGGCGGTCGACTTCGACGACCTGATCGGCCTGCCGCACCAGCTCTTCCAGCGCGACGCCGACGCGCGCGCCAAGTGGCAGAACACGCTGCGCTACCTGCTGGTCGACGAGTACCAGGACACCAACGCCATCCAGTACGAGCTGCTCAAGTCGCTGGCCGGCGAGCGTGCGATGTTCACCGCGGTGGGCGACGACGACCAGTCGATCTACGGCTGGCGCGGCGCCACCATTGACAACCTGCGCCGCCTGCCCAACGAGTTCCCCAACCTCAAGGTCATCCCGCTGGAGCAGAACTACCGCTCGACGGGGCACATCCTGCGTGCGGCGAATGCGGTGATCGGCCACAACCCGAAGCTCTTCGAGAAGAAGCTGTGGAGCGACCTGGGCGAAGGCGACCCGGTGCAGGTGGTGGAGTGCGACAACGAGGAGCACGAGGCCGACCGCGCCGTGGCGCGCATCCAGTCGCTGCGGGGCCAGGGCGGTGAAGTCGCCTTCAAGGACTTCGCCATCCTCTACCGCGCCAACCACCAGGCGCGCATCTTCGAGCAGGCGCTGCGCAAGCAGAACATCCCGTACAAGGTGTCGGGCGGCCAGAGCTTCTTCGACCGCGCCGAGATCAAGGACCTGTGCGCCTGGCTGCGCCTGCTCGTCAACAATGACGACGACCCCGCGTTCCTGCGCGCGGTGACCACACCCAAGCGCGGCATCGGCCACCAGACGCTCGCGGCGCTCGGCGAGTTCTCCAAGCGCTACCGGACGAGCCTGTACGAAGCGCTCTTCGCCGAGTCGCTCGGCACCGTGCTCAATGCGCGCGCCATCGGCTCGTTGCACGAGTTCGGCCGCTACGTGAACGACCTCGAGTACCGCGCCCGCCACACCTCGGGCAGCGAGGATGCCAAGGCGCTCTTGCTCGGCTGGCTGAAGGACATCGAGTACGAGAAACACCTCTACGACGGCGAAGACAGCGAGAAGCTCGCCGCCAGCCGCTGGACCAACGTGCTCGACTTCGTCGACTGGATCGCCAAGCGCTGCGGCGGCGAGATCGAGAACGACGGCGGCGCCACCTTCGAGACCGAGAAGAAGACGGTGCTCGACGTGGCCCAGACCATCTCCGTCATCATCAGCCTCGCCGAGCGCGGCGACGAGCAGGACGTGGTGACGCTCTCCACCCTGCACGCGAGCAAGGGCCTCGAATGGCCGCACGTGGTGCTGGCCGGCGTGAACGAAGGGCTGTTGCCCTTCAAGAGCGACGACGACGAGATGACGCCGGAGCGCCTGGAAGAAGAGCGCCGCCTGATGTACGTGGGCATCACCCGCGCGCGCCGCACGCTGGCGGTGAACGTGCTGCGCCGTCGCAAGAAGGGGCGCGACACGGTGCAGGCCATCCCGAGCCGCTTCATCGCCGAGATGAAGCTGCACGAGGCGAAGGCGCAGGAAGACCCGCGCGCGAAGCTCAAGGCCTTGCGCGAAGCGGCCGCCAAACGCGCGGCACAGGCCGACGTGAAACCCTGA